A region of Ovis canadensis isolate MfBH-ARS-UI-01 breed Bighorn chromosome 19, ARS-UI_OviCan_v2, whole genome shotgun sequence DNA encodes the following proteins:
- the XCR1 gene encoding chemokine XC receptor 1, translated as MEPSDIPESTTIYDYDPQSFLCEKRTFVFATISTTILYCLVFFLSMVGNSLVLWVLVKYESLESLTNVFILNLCLSDLVFSCLLPVWILGYHWGWVLGDFLCKLLNMVFSVSLYSSISFLTIMTIHRYLSVVSPISSLRVHTLQRRVLVTAAVWAASILSSIPDAIFHKVFPSGCDYSELEWFLASVYQHNVIFLLSVGVILFCYVEILRTLFRSRSKRRHRTVRLIFTIVAAYFLSWAPYNLILFLQTLLKLGVIQNCEFSQQLDYALLICRNVAFSHCCFNPVLYVFVGVKFRRHLKSLLRRFWLCRQQAPNLPPSPHPPGAFTYEGTSFY; from the coding sequence ATGGAGCCCTCAGACATCCCGGAGTCCACCACCATTTATGACTATGATCCTCAGAGCTTTCTGTGTGAGAAGAGGACGTTCGTCTTCgccaccatcagcaccaccatccTGTACTGCCTGGTGTTCTTTCTCAGCATGGTGGGCAACAGCCTAGTGCTGTGGGTCCTGGTGAAGTATGAGAGCCTGGAGTCCCTCACCAACGTCTTCATCCTCAACCTGTGCCTCTCAGACCTGGTGTTCTCCTGCCTGTTGCCCgtgtggatcttggggtaccacTGGGGCTGGGTGCTGGGAGACTTCCTGTGCAAGCTCCTCAACATGGTCTTCTCTGTCAGCCTCTACAGCAGCATCTCCTTCCTGACCATCATGACCATCCATCGCTACCTGTCGGTGGTGAGTCCCATCTCGTCCCTGCGCGTCCACACACTCCAGCGCCGTGTGCTGGTGACCGCTGCCGTGTGGGCAGCCAGCATCCTGTCCTCTATCCCCGATGCCATCTTCCACAAGGTGTTCCCTTCAGGCTGTGACTATTCGGAACTCGAGTGGTTCCTCGCCTCCGTCTACCAGCACAACGTCATCTTCCTGCTGTCCGTGGGGGTCATCCTGTTCTGCTACGTGGAGATCCTCAGGACCCTGTTCCGCTCGCGGTCCAAACGGCGCCACCGCACCGTGAGGCTCATCTTCACCATCGTGGCGGCGTACTTCCTCAGCTGGGCTCCCTACAACCTGATCCTGTTCCTGCAGACACTGTTGAAACTGGGGGTCATTCAGAACTGCGAGTTCAGCCAGCAGCTGGATTACGCCCTGCTCATCTGCCGCAACGTTGCCTTCTCTCACTGCTGCTTCAACCCCGTGCTGTATGTCTTTGTCGGGGTCAAGTTCCGCAGGCACCTCAAAAGTCTGCTCCGGCGCTTCTGGCTCTGCCGGCAGCAGGCGCCCAACCTTCCCCCGTCACCTCACCCCCCAGGTGCCTTCACCTACGAGGGCACCTCCTTCTACTGA